Proteins encoded in a region of the Globicephala melas chromosome 1, mGloMel1.2, whole genome shotgun sequence genome:
- the GARIN4 gene encoding Golgi-associated RAB2 interactor protein 4, protein MSGDSLLPYHMAQSSTGVGLFNTTTGKLQQQLRKGEYHIFKDAPVFESDFIQITKRGDLIDVHNCVCMVTVGITSSSPVLLLPDTMLLARWATGYEEHAEHSQAAKGKSHEAAKTLELTRLLPLTLVSISTHNGEKQQLRVRFATGRSWYLQLCAPLDAQEDLFTSWEELIYLLRPPVEGLSCTYAVPAWDMICMPVFEEDDDGRSPAVEDFQGKWDQDHVSICSLHTCSELAGATSAAFAGGEGIQLDSHKPDTMPDVATAKAKPTVLDKASASRAMTKVETAGVAGGTAAGALSVAVIKSPAPEEQSTATAATASNGPGGSKTSTATGGTARISLRSRKTVLYSGYASSTSTSLSPEAGVTVVGAEPTSKTAEGRADEEDEGTLVSTLPQEGKVSEQDGSSQRVSQARKGRREKREHWGEDRALTSPSLCSSVESHHKAAGNKTIQKAAGPCSGGCRATRDDQKDKGHGSPGGSEQGTAHKGISRAPITNESRTSHKSGRSLSTASSGPTTERLSRISSFFRNVRASLTTKTVASSRDKYVSILAKPVEGTRMEAVVETAESGQGLEITGGVTSDTMEPVTAEAHQ, encoded by the exons ATGAGTGGGGACTCTCTGCTCCCGTatcacatggcccagagcagcaccGGGGTGGGCCTGTTCAACACCACCACGGGGAAGCTGCAGCAGCAACTGCGCAAGGGCGAATACCACATATTCAAGGACGCACCGGTATTCGAGAGCGACTTTATCCAGATCACGAAGAGGGGTGACCTGATTGACGTGCACAACTGTGTCTGCATGGTGACCGTGGGCATCACATCCAGCAGCCCCGTCCTCCTACTCCCAGACACCATGCTGCTGGCCCGATGGGCCACCGGCTATGAAGAGCACGCTGAGCACAGCCAGGCCGCCAAGGGCAAGAGCCACGAGGCTGCAAAGACCTTAGAGCTCACCAGGCTCCTGCCCTTGACACTCGTGAGCATCTCCACTCACAATGGTGAGAAACAACAGCTGCGCGTGAGGTTTGCCACGGGCCGCTCCTGGTACCTGCAGCTGTGTGCCCCTCTGGACGCGCAGGAAGACCTCTTCACCTCTTGGGAAGAGCTGATTTACCTCCTGCGACCACCAGTGGAGGGTCTCAGCTGCACCTACGCCGTTCCAGCCTGGGACATGATCTGCATGCCTGTGTTCGAGGAGGACGACGACGGCAGGAGCCCGGCGGTGGAGGATTTCCAAGGAAAGTGGGATCAGGACCACGTGAGCATCTGCAGCCTCCACACGTGCTCTGAGCTGGCCGGGGCCACGTCCGCAGCTTTTGCTGGTGGGGAGGGGATCCAACTGGACTCCCACAAGCCCGATACCATGCCCGATGTGGCCACTGCAAAAGCAAAACCTACAGTGCTTGACAAAGCGTCAGCATCGCGGGCAATGACAAAGGTGGAGACAGCAGGGGTGGCAGGAGGCACCGCAGCGGGTGCTTTGAGCGTGGCAGTGATCAAGTCTCCTGCCCCTGAAGAGCAGAGCACGGCCACAGCAGCCACAGCCAGCAATGGTCCAGGAGGAAGCAAAACCAGCACAGCCACTGGGGGCACTGCCAGAATATCCCTGAGGAGCAGGAAAACGGTGCT CTATTCAGGGTATGCTTCCAGCACGTCCACCAGCCTCTCCCCAGAGGCCGGCGTGACTGTGGTCGGAGCAGAACCCACCAGCAAGACTGCTGAAGGAAGAGCcgacgaggaggacgaggggaCCCTCGTCTCAACCTTGCCACAGGAAGGCAAAGTGAGTGAACAGGATGGCAGCTCACAGAGGGTGTCCCAGGCCCgcaagggaagaagggagaaaagggagcactgGGGAGAGGACAGAGCTCTTACGAGCCCCTCGCTCTGCAGTTCAGTGGAAAGCCACCACAAGGCAGCAGGGAACAAGACCATCCAGAAAGCAGCTGGCCCGTGCTCAGGCGGCTGCAGAGCCACTAGAGATGACCAAAAGGACAAAGGCCACGGCAGCCCGGGGGGCAGCGAGCAGGGCACTGCTCACAAAGGCATCAGCCGTGCTCCCATCACCAACGAGTCCAGGACCTCGCACAAATCGGGCAGGAGCTTATCTACAGCGAGTTCAGGTCCCACCACCGAGAGACTCAGCAGGATCAGCTCTTTCTTCAGGAACGTCAGAGCCAGTCTCACTACAAAGACAGTGGCCTCCTCACGCGATAAATATGTGAGCATCCTGGCGAAGCCAGTGGAAGGGACCCGAATGGAGGCCGTCGTAGAGACAGCAGAGAgtggccaggggctggagatCACTGGAGGTGTGACATCTGACACCATGGAGCCAGTGACCGCTGAAGCCCATCAATAG
- the LOC132593549 gene encoding Golgi-associated RAB2 interactor protein 4-like encodes MSGDSLLPYHMAQSSTGVGLFNTTTGKLQQQLRKGEYHIFKDAPVFESDFIQITKRGDLIDVHNCVCMVTVGITSSSPVLPLPDTMLLARWATGCEEHAEHSQAAKGKSHEAAKTLELTRLLPLTLVSISTHNREKQQLRVRFATGRSWYLQLCAPLDAQEDLFTSWEELIYRLRPPVEGLSCTYAVPAWDMICMPVFEEEDDGRSPAVEDFQGKWDQDHVSICSLHSCSELAGATSAAFAGGEGIQLDSHKPDTMPDVATAKAKPTVLDKASASRATTKVETAGVAGGTAAGALSVAVIKSPAPEEQSTATAATASNGPGGSKTSIATGGTARTSLRSRKTVLYSGYASSTSTSLSPEAGVTVVGAEPTSKTAEGRADEEDEGTLVSTLPQEGKVSEQDGSSQRVSQARKGRREKREHWGEDRALTSPSLCSSVESHHKAAGNKTIQKAAGPCSGGRRATRDDQKDKGHGSPGGSEQGTAHKGISRAPITNESRTSHKSGRSLSTASSGPTTERLSRISSFFRNVRASLTAKTVASSRDKYVSILAKPVEGTRMEAVVETAESGQGLEITGGVTSDTMEPVTAEAHQ; translated from the exons ATGAGTGGGGACTCTCTGCTCCCGTatcacatggcccagagcagcaccGGGGTGGGCCTGTTCAACACCACCACGGGGAAGCTGCAGCAGCAACTGCGCAAGGGCGAATACCACATATTCAAGGACGCACCGGTATTCGAGAGCGACTTTATCCAGATCACGAAGAGGGGAGATCTGATTGACGTGCACAACTGTGTCTGCATGGTGACCGTGGGCATCACATCCAGCAGCCCCGTCCTCCCACTCCCAGACACCATGCTGCTGGCCCGATGGGCCACCGGCTGTGAAGAGCACGCTGAGCACAGCCAGGCCGCCAAGGGCAAGAGCCACGAGGCTGCAAAGACCTTAGAGCTCACCAGGCTCCTGCCCTTGACACTCGTGAGCATCTCCACTCACAATCGTGAGAAACAACAGCTGCGCGTGAGGTTTGCCACTGGCCGCTCCTGGTACCTGCAGCTGTGTGCCCCTCTGGACGCGCAGGAAGACCTCTTCACCTCTTGGGAAGAGCTGATTTACCGCCTGCGACCACCAGTGGAGGGTCTCAGCTGCACCTACGCCGTTCCAGCCTGGGACATGATCTGCATGCCTGTGTTCGAGGAGGAGGACGATGGCAGGAGCCCGGCAGTGGAGGATTTCCAAGGAAAGTGGGATCAGGACCACGTGAGCATCTGCAGCCTCCACTCGTGCTCTGAGCTGGCCGGGGCCACGTCCGCAGCTTTTGCTGGTGGGGAGGGGATCCAACTGGACTCCCACAAGCCCGATACCATGCCCGATGTGGCCACTGCAAAAGCAAAACCTACAGTGCTTGACAAAGCGTCAGCATCACGGGCAACAACAAAGGTGGAGACAGCGGGGGTGGCAGGAGGCACCGCAGCGGGTGCTTTGAGCGTGGCAGTGATCAAGTCTCCTGCCCCTGAAGAGCAGAGCACGGCCACAGCAGCCACAGCCAGCAACGGTCCAGGAGGAAGCAAAACCAGCATAGCCACTGGGGGCACTGCCAGAACATCCCTGAGGAGCAGGAAAACGGTGCT CTATTCAGGGTATGCTTCCAGCACGTCCACCAGCCTCTCCCCAGAGGCCGGCGTGACTGTGGTCGGAGCAGAACCCACCAGCAAGACTGCTGAAGGAAGAGCTgacgaggaggacgaggggaCCCTCGTCTCAACCTTGCCACAGGAAGGCAAAGTGAGTGAACAGGATGGCAGCTCACAGAGGGTGTCCCAGGCCCgcaagggaagaagggagaaaagggagcactgGGGAGAGGACAGAGCTCTTACGAGCCCCTCGCTCTGCAGTTCAGTGGAAAGCCACCACAAGGCAGCAGGGAACAAGACCATCCAGAAAGCAGCTGGCCCGTGCTCAGGCGGCCGCAGAGCCACTAGAGATGACCAAAAGGACAAAGGCCACGGCAGCCCGGGGGGCAGCGAGCAGGGCACTGCTCACAAAGGCATCAGCCGTGCTCCCATCACCAACGAGTCCAGGACCTCGCACAAATCGGGCAGGAGCTTATCTACAGCGAGTTCAGGTCCCACCACCGAGAGACTCAGCAGGATCAGCTCTTTCTTCAGGAACGTCAGAGCCAGTCTCACTGCAAAGACAGTGGCCTCCTCACGCGATAAATATGTGAGCATCCTGGCGAAGCCAGTGGAAGGGACCCGAATGGAGGCCGTCGTAGAGACAGCAGAGAgtggccaggggctggagatCACTGGAGGTGTGACATCTGACACCATGGAGCCAGTGACCGCTGAAGCCCATCAATAG